One window from the genome of Nicotiana tomentosiformis chromosome 5, ASM39032v3, whole genome shotgun sequence encodes:
- the LOC104092688 gene encoding proteasome subunit beta type-5-like, translated as MMKIDFSGLEPSAPLRGESSELFDGIPSSPSFQIPDTANFDGFQKEAIQMVKPAKGTTTLAFIFKEGVMVAADSRASMGGYISSQSVKKIIEINPYMLGTMAGGAADCQFWHRNLGIKCRLHELANKRRISVTGASKLLANILYSYRGMGLSVGTMIAGWDEKGPGLYYVDSEGGRLKGTRFSVGSGSPYAYGVLDNGYRYDLSVEEAAELARRAIYHATFRDGASGGVASVYHVGPNGWKKLSGDDVGELHYNYYPVEVAAVEQEMAEVPVA; from the exons ATGATGAAGATCGATTTTAGTGGACTTGAACCGAGTGCCCCACTTCGAGGGGAGTCTTCTGAGCTATTTGATGGCATTCCAAGTTCTCCATCATTCCAGATTCCTGATACTGCTAAT TTTGATGGTTTTCAAAAAGAAGCAATCCAAATGGTGAAGCCCGCGAAGGGAACCACGACCCTTGCTTTCATTTTTAAAGAAGGTGTCATGGTTGCTGCTGATTCTCGGGCTAGCATGGGAGGATATATAT CATCTCAATCTGTGAAGAAAATCATTGAAATTAATCCATATATGCTTGGCACCATGGCTGGTGGGGCTGCTGACTGCCAATTCTGGCATAGAAACCTGGGAATTAAG TGCCGTCTACATGAACTGGCTAACAAAAGGAGAATTTCAGTTACTGGAGCTTCAAAGCTGCTGGCAAACATTTTGTATTCTTACCGCGGAATGGGTTTGTCCGTTGGAACTATGATTGCGGGTTGGGATGAGAAG GGTCCAGGACTATATTATGTGGATAGTGAGGGAGGACGGCTTAAAGGAACCAGATTCTCTGTCGGATCTGGTTCACCTTATGCTTATGGTGTTTTGGATAATGG GTACCGATATGATTTGTCTGTGGAAGAAGCAGCCGAGTTAGCTAGACGAGCGATTTATCATGCTACATTCCGTGATGGAGCTAGTGGAGGTGTTGCTAGTG TTTATCATGTCGGACCAAATGGATGGAAGAAGCTATCAGGTGACGATGTTGGAGAACTCCATTACAACTACTATCCCGTTGAAGTAGCAGCAGTGGAACAGGAAATGGCTGAAGTGCCAGTAGCCTGA